Proteins from a single region of Acidovorax sp. NCPPB 3576:
- a CDS encoding Bug family tripartite tricarboxylate transporter substrate binding protein, translating into MHRRTLLKNALAAAGATAGAAMPWAAAHAQSDYPSQPLRWVVPYPAGGGTDVLARTVAEALRGPLGQQIVVDNRPGASTNIGAQMVATAKPDGYTLMSADNALLAYNEHLFSKLPFSPEKDFTYIAGLSRFPLALVVHPAFEAKTVKDLLAYARANPGKLNYASPGNGSPHHLAMEMFKNRTQTFLTHIPYRGAAPALQDVMGGQVPCMFLDLAAGLPVIQAGKVRALAIGSARRVPGLPDVPTLAEAGVPNTEVYAFQGVLGPAGLPPALVTRLNTEVNKALASPPVVKRMQDFGMEPLAGSPEQFRAMARAEAKRWGEIIKAAGVKLD; encoded by the coding sequence ATGCACCGCAGAACCCTGCTTAAAAACGCCCTGGCCGCCGCTGGCGCCACCGCCGGCGCCGCCATGCCCTGGGCTGCCGCCCACGCCCAGTCCGACTACCCCAGCCAGCCCCTTCGGTGGGTCGTGCCGTACCCGGCCGGCGGCGGCACCGACGTGCTGGCGCGCACCGTGGCCGAGGCCCTGCGCGGCCCGCTGGGCCAGCAGATCGTGGTGGACAACCGCCCCGGCGCCTCCACCAACATCGGCGCGCAGATGGTCGCCACCGCCAAGCCCGACGGCTACACGCTCATGTCGGCCGACAACGCCCTGCTGGCCTACAACGAGCACCTGTTCAGCAAGCTGCCGTTCAGCCCGGAAAAAGACTTCACCTACATCGCCGGCCTGAGCCGCTTTCCGCTCGCCCTGGTGGTGCACCCGGCCTTCGAGGCCAAGACCGTCAAGGACCTGCTGGCCTACGCGCGCGCCAACCCGGGCAAGCTCAACTACGCCTCACCGGGCAACGGCTCGCCGCACCACCTGGCGATGGAGATGTTCAAGAACCGCACGCAGACCTTCCTGACCCACATTCCCTATCGCGGCGCGGCGCCTGCGCTGCAGGACGTGATGGGCGGGCAGGTGCCCTGCATGTTCCTCGACCTGGCCGCCGGCCTGCCGGTGATTCAGGCCGGCAAGGTGCGGGCGCTCGCCATCGGCTCGGCCAGGCGCGTGCCCGGCCTGCCCGACGTGCCCACGCTGGCCGAGGCCGGCGTGCCCAACACCGAGGTCTATGCCTTCCAGGGCGTGCTCGGCCCCGCCGGCCTGCCGCCCGCGCTGGTGACCCGCCTCAACACCGAGGTCAACAAGGCCCTGGCCAGCCCGCCGGTGGTCAAGCGCATGCAGGACTTCGGCATGGAGCCCCTGGCCGGCTCGCCCGAGCAGTTCCGCGCGATGGCCCGCGCGGAGGCCAAGCGGTGGGGGGAGATCATCAAGGCGGCGGGGGTGAAGCTGGATTGA
- a CDS encoding DUF3108 domain-containing protein, with product MPRRALVLLTLLVLAVHAWVIAGLPLGGGQDRGAPVRMAFHTRTVAPPPAPEAPATPPPAEAAPAPAPTPPAAATKPRPRPAPVRKPATPAPAPSMPVAQEAPPMPPGDALATAETPAADTTAMASAANAVPEGAASETATAPEQAAAAASSPASAAAASPTAAASFPADSPQDSSAGVDIRPPGAGANTASTTPPPARLPDPVRLEFEVNGQAKKFNYRASAELLWRHDGARYEARQEIKAFLIGARSQTSTGQVTASGLQPERFGDKARSEQAAHFNFGQGRVTFSANTPQAAIGAGAQDRLSVFIQLGALLAAAPERYPDGTQITLTTVGARYADRWTFTVEGTEMLDLPRGATPALKLQRLPRKEYDQKAELWLAPSLGFLPARIRITQSNGDFADLRLSANAPP from the coding sequence ATGCCCCGCCGCGCCCTCGTTCTGCTGACCCTGCTGGTGCTGGCCGTGCACGCCTGGGTGATTGCCGGTCTGCCCCTGGGCGGCGGGCAGGACCGCGGCGCGCCGGTGCGCATGGCCTTCCACACCCGCACCGTGGCGCCGCCGCCTGCGCCAGAAGCCCCCGCCACGCCGCCGCCGGCCGAAGCCGCTCCGGCCCCTGCGCCCACCCCGCCCGCTGCAGCAACCAAACCCCGGCCCCGGCCGGCCCCCGTGCGCAAGCCAGCCACCCCTGCGCCCGCGCCATCGATGCCCGTTGCGCAGGAAGCGCCGCCGATGCCCCCGGGCGATGCCTTGGCCACGGCAGAGACTCCCGCCGCAGACACCACGGCCATGGCATCGGCTGCAAACGCCGTGCCGGAGGGCGCGGCCTCCGAGACAGCCACGGCGCCCGAGCAGGCCGCCGCCGCTGCGTCCAGCCCCGCATCGGCCGCAGCCGCCTCGCCCACCGCGGCTGCCTCTTTCCCGGCCGACAGCCCACAGGACAGCAGCGCGGGCGTGGACATCCGCCCGCCCGGCGCAGGCGCCAACACCGCCAGCACCACGCCGCCGCCCGCGCGCCTGCCCGATCCGGTGCGCCTGGAATTCGAGGTGAACGGCCAGGCCAAGAAGTTCAACTACCGCGCCAGCGCCGAACTGCTGTGGCGCCACGACGGCGCCCGCTACGAGGCCCGGCAGGAGATCAAGGCCTTCCTGATCGGCGCGCGCTCGCAGACCAGCACCGGCCAGGTGACCGCCAGCGGCCTGCAGCCCGAGCGCTTCGGCGACAAGGCCCGCAGCGAGCAGGCTGCGCATTTCAACTTCGGCCAGGGGCGCGTGACCTTCAGCGCCAACACGCCGCAGGCCGCCATCGGCGCCGGTGCGCAGGACCGCCTGAGCGTGTTCATCCAGCTGGGCGCCCTGCTGGCCGCCGCCCCCGAGCGCTACCCCGACGGCACCCAGATCACCCTGACCACCGTGGGCGCGCGCTACGCCGACCGCTGGACCTTCACCGTGGAAGGCACCGAGATGCTGGACCTGCCCCGCGGCGCCACCCCCGCGCTCAAACTGCAGCGCCTGCCACGCAAGGAATACGACCAGAAGGCCGAACTGTGGCTGGCGCCATCGCTGGGCTTTCTGCCCGCGCGCATCCGCATCACGCAGTCCAACGGCGACTTCGCCGATCTGCGCCTGAGCGCCAACGCGCCGCCTTGA
- a CDS encoding fumarylacetoacetate hydrolase family protein: protein MKLATYKDGSRDGQLVVVSRDLGTAHYATGIASRLQQVLDDWGFLSPQLQDLYDQLNAGRAPHAFPFDPAQCMAPLPRAYQWADGSAYINHVELVRKARNSEVPESFYTDPLMYQGGSDDFIGPRDDVVVPSEAMGIDFEAEIAVVTGDVKMGTTPEQALDGIRLVMLANDVSLRNLIPAELAKGFGFFQSKPATAFSPVAITLDELGDAWDQGRVNLTLQSTWNGRKVGMCDAGPEMTFHFGQLIAHVAKTRNVRAGSIIGSGTVSNRGVEQNGRTEWPKGYSCIAEKRCIETIQDGKPSTEFMKFGDTIRIEMKNKAGQSLFGAIDQNIAAPQ, encoded by the coding sequence ATGAAACTCGCCACCTACAAAGATGGTTCCCGCGACGGCCAGCTGGTCGTCGTCTCCCGCGACCTGGGCACGGCCCATTATGCGACCGGCATCGCGAGCCGCCTGCAGCAGGTGCTGGACGACTGGGGCTTCCTGTCGCCCCAGCTGCAGGACCTGTACGACCAGCTCAACGCCGGCCGCGCCCCGCACGCGTTTCCCTTCGATCCCGCCCAGTGCATGGCCCCGCTGCCGCGCGCCTACCAGTGGGCGGACGGCTCCGCCTACATCAACCACGTCGAACTGGTGCGAAAAGCGCGCAACTCCGAGGTGCCCGAGAGCTTCTACACCGACCCGCTGATGTACCAGGGCGGCAGCGACGACTTCATCGGCCCGCGCGACGACGTGGTCGTGCCGAGCGAGGCCATGGGCATCGACTTCGAGGCCGAGATCGCCGTCGTCACCGGCGACGTGAAGATGGGCACCACGCCCGAGCAGGCGCTGGACGGCATCCGCCTGGTCATGCTGGCCAACGACGTTTCGCTGCGCAACCTCATCCCGGCCGAACTGGCCAAGGGCTTCGGCTTCTTCCAGTCCAAGCCGGCCACCGCGTTCAGCCCGGTCGCCATCACCCTCGACGAACTGGGCGACGCCTGGGACCAGGGCCGCGTGAACCTCACGCTGCAATCGACCTGGAACGGCCGCAAGGTCGGCATGTGCGATGCCGGCCCCGAGATGACCTTCCACTTCGGCCAGCTCATCGCCCACGTGGCCAAGACGCGCAACGTGCGCGCGGGCTCCATCATCGGCAGCGGCACGGTGAGCAACCGCGGCGTGGAGCAGAACGGCCGCACCGAGTGGCCCAAGGGCTACAGCTGCATCGCCGAAAAGCGCTGCATCGAGACCATCCAGGACGGCAAGCCCTCCACCGAGTTCATGAAGTTCGGCGACACCATCCGCATCGAGATGAAGAACAAGGCCGGCCAGAGCCTGTTCGGCGCCATCGACCAGAACATCGCGGCCCCGCAATGA
- a CDS encoding Fic family protein, which yields MLQPTQPKLPINLLDLLHQRTVEGERIEYKEGWNPDAILRTLCAFANDFENLGGGYVVIGQDCDANGQPVFPPKGLAANQLDKIQRELLAACQLMQPPYFPVLSLEVVQGRHLMVLWAPGGQNRPYKVPEAVTARHKVWYPYIRRYSSTVQAKGEAEQELLSLTAKVPWDDRFCQATTVASLSKPLMQAFLQEVHSALAADAADLSVEALGRQMNVVGGPAESPWPKNVGLLFFNEAPTHFFPGAQVDVVAFPQGTGGDVIVEKSFQGPLSRMVREALDYLQRNYLHETVAKHPQRAEATRAWNFPFAAVEEALVNAVYHRTYESHDPVEVRIGPDELVVLSYPGPDRSVRLEDLRTGRAVSRRYRNRRIGEFLKELRLTEGRATGIPKILKAMRANGSPEPVFETDDERLSFVVRLPVHPLAQPITAEVTAEVTAEVTAEVARLLGVLQGEMPRASLMDAVGLKHAEHFRKAYLLPALAAGLVERTMPDKPNSKNQRYRLTASGTRWLGQHTGERVD from the coding sequence ATGCTTCAGCCCACGCAACCCAAGCTGCCCATCAACCTGCTCGATCTGCTGCACCAGCGCACCGTGGAGGGGGAGCGGATCGAATACAAGGAGGGCTGGAATCCCGATGCCATCCTTCGCACGCTGTGCGCGTTTGCCAACGACTTCGAAAACCTGGGCGGTGGCTATGTGGTGATCGGGCAGGACTGCGATGCCAACGGCCAGCCCGTCTTTCCGCCCAAGGGGCTGGCGGCGAATCAACTCGACAAGATCCAGCGGGAACTGCTGGCTGCATGCCAGTTGATGCAGCCGCCCTACTTTCCCGTGCTGAGCCTGGAGGTCGTGCAAGGCCGCCATCTGATGGTGCTGTGGGCGCCCGGCGGGCAGAACCGGCCCTACAAAGTGCCGGAAGCGGTGACGGCCAGGCACAAGGTCTGGTACCCCTATATCCGCCGCTACAGCAGCACCGTGCAGGCCAAGGGCGAGGCGGAGCAGGAGCTGCTGAGCCTGACGGCCAAGGTGCCTTGGGACGACCGGTTTTGTCAGGCAACCACGGTGGCTTCGCTGTCCAAGCCGTTGATGCAGGCATTCCTGCAGGAGGTGCATAGTGCATTGGCCGCCGATGCGGCCGACCTGTCGGTCGAAGCGCTGGGCCGGCAGATGAATGTGGTGGGCGGACCTGCCGAGTCGCCCTGGCCCAAGAACGTGGGGCTGCTGTTCTTCAACGAGGCGCCCACGCATTTCTTTCCGGGCGCACAGGTGGATGTAGTGGCGTTTCCCCAAGGCACTGGCGGGGATGTCATCGTCGAGAAGTCTTTCCAGGGCCCGTTGTCGCGCATGGTTCGTGAGGCGCTCGATTACCTGCAGCGCAACTACCTGCACGAAACGGTGGCCAAGCACCCCCAGCGGGCCGAGGCCACTCGGGCCTGGAATTTCCCGTTCGCGGCGGTGGAGGAGGCCTTGGTCAATGCGGTGTACCACCGCACTTACGAAAGCCACGATCCGGTGGAGGTCCGCATCGGCCCGGATGAACTGGTGGTGCTGAGTTACCCGGGGCCGGATCGGTCGGTGCGGTTGGAGGATCTGCGGACAGGCCGTGCCGTCAGCCGGCGCTACCGCAACCGGCGCATCGGTGAGTTCCTCAAGGAGCTTCGGCTCACGGAAGGCCGCGCCACGGGCATCCCGAAAATTCTCAAGGCGATGCGTGCCAATGGGTCACCGGAGCCGGTGTTCGAAACCGACGACGAGCGGTTGTCGTTCGTGGTGCGATTGCCGGTGCACCCGCTGGCCCAACCGATCACCGCGGAAGTCACCGCGGAAGTCACCGCGGAAGTCACCGCGGAAGTCGCGAGGCTTCTCGGGGTTTTGCAGGGGGAGATGCCCCGTGCGTCGTTGATGGACGCTGTGGGCCTCAAACATGCGGAGCATTTTCGCAAGGCCTACCTGCTGCCCGCTCTGGCTGCGGGCCTGGTGGAAAGGACCATGCCGGACAAGCCGAACAGCAAAAACCAGCGCTACCGGCTCACGGCGTCAGGCACCCGGTGGCTTGGGCAGCACACAGGCGAGCGCGTCGATTGA
- a CDS encoding AbrB family transcriptional regulator — translation MLSFPPARILLTLALALAAAVVCLALHTPLPWMIGPLVATALLSISGVPTASSRRLRNAGQWTLGAVLGLYFTPHVTALVAGMWWAIALGVAWALFGGWLFGAWLYRVHAPHLPGVPAPVVRATSYFSGAIGAASEMTLLAEREHARTDLVAASHSLRLVIVTVTIPFALQFSGLHGLDLLPPAVRVVDVQGLALLAGLTGLGALAMDRLGRANPWFMGALLVSMALAMAGITLSAVPQALVNAAQLVIGVSLGVRFRPGFLHTAPRWLGSVAIGTLVLLAVCALFAVALSRATGLHWVTMVLASAPGGIAEMSITAKVLQLGVPVVTAFQVCRLIAVLLLVAPLYRWIYPGDASAG, via the coding sequence ATGCTCTCTTTTCCCCCCGCCCGCATCCTTCTCACCCTGGCCCTGGCCCTCGCTGCCGCGGTGGTGTGCCTGGCCTTGCACACGCCGCTGCCCTGGATGATCGGCCCGCTTGTGGCCACCGCGCTGCTGTCCATCTCGGGCGTGCCCACGGCCAGTTCGCGGCGGCTGCGCAATGCCGGGCAATGGACCCTGGGCGCGGTGCTGGGCCTGTATTTCACGCCGCACGTCACGGCGCTGGTGGCGGGGATGTGGTGGGCGATCGCGCTGGGCGTGGCGTGGGCGCTGTTCGGGGGCTGGCTGTTCGGCGCATGGCTGTACCGCGTGCACGCGCCGCACCTGCCGGGCGTCCCGGCGCCGGTGGTGCGCGCGACCAGCTATTTCTCGGGCGCCATCGGGGCGGCGTCGGAGATGACGCTGCTGGCCGAGCGCGAGCACGCCCGCACCGACCTCGTGGCCGCCAGCCACAGCCTGCGGCTGGTGATCGTGACGGTGACCATTCCGTTCGCGCTGCAGTTCAGCGGCCTGCACGGCCTGGACCTGCTGCCGCCCGCCGTGCGCGTGGTGGACGTGCAGGGGCTGGCGCTGCTGGCCGGCCTCACCGGCCTGGGCGCGCTGGCGATGGACCGCCTGGGCCGCGCCAACCCCTGGTTCATGGGCGCGCTGCTGGTCTCGATGGCCCTGGCCATGGCAGGCATCACGCTGTCGGCCGTGCCGCAGGCGCTGGTCAACGCGGCGCAACTGGTGATCGGCGTCAGCCTGGGCGTGCGCTTTCGCCCGGGCTTTCTGCACACCGCGCCGCGCTGGCTGGGCTCGGTGGCGATCGGCACGCTGGTGCTGCTCGCCGTGTGCGCGCTGTTCGCGGTGGCGCTGTCCCGGGCCACCGGGCTGCACTGGGTGACGATGGTGCTCGCCTCTGCCCCCGGCGGCATCGCCGAGATGTCGATCACCGCCAAGGTGCTGCAGCTGGGCGTGCCGGTGGTGACGGCCTTCCAGGTGTGCCGGCTGATCGCCGTATTGCTGCTGGTGGCGCCGCTGTATCGGTGGATTTATCCGGGGGATGCGTCGGCCGGGTGA
- a CDS encoding TraB/GumN family protein has translation MTTRAGLARLALAAWLVLPGALLAQQAPAVAAPAAAPASATSDASRSAPRSCPPEAAPFDPAEMPQALRHARDRGLLWRIDKGGRTSWLYGTVHAAERGWMFPGPTVRAAVMASDRVALELDLLDPAVMQALQAAMVAPPGAPPLPPALAAHLAAQVDAACLAPAIARLRPELQAVTLVGQSARRSGVDLAYGIDAVIAGMARATAKPIVALETPEQQIRLLTSDDPARTAAAVGSALDQLEGGQAQRSITTLTRAWADGRLNVLQTYPQWCECLASDAEQAEYRQMVDARNPGMARGIAAVHAAGHTVFAAVGALHMVGQQGLPALMAQQGFRVQRVAFPTPAPEAAPPRGAGNDSRPNQAPAQ, from the coding sequence ATGACGACCCGCGCGGGGCTGGCCCGGCTCGCGCTGGCGGCGTGGCTGGTGCTGCCGGGCGCCTTGCTGGCGCAGCAGGCGCCGGCCGTTGCCGCGCCTGCCGCTGCCCCAGCCAGTGCCACCAGTGACGCCAGCCGCAGCGCTCCGCGTTCCTGCCCGCCCGAAGCGGCTCCCTTCGATCCGGCCGAGATGCCGCAGGCCCTGCGCCACGCGCGCGACCGCGGCCTGCTGTGGCGCATCGACAAGGGCGGGCGCACCAGTTGGCTTTATGGCACCGTGCACGCCGCCGAGCGCGGCTGGATGTTCCCCGGCCCGACGGTGCGCGCGGCCGTGATGGCCTCGGACCGCGTGGCGCTCGAACTCGACCTGCTGGACCCGGCCGTGATGCAGGCCCTGCAGGCGGCCATGGTGGCCCCGCCCGGTGCGCCCCCGCTGCCGCCGGCCCTGGCCGCCCACCTCGCCGCCCAGGTGGACGCCGCCTGCCTGGCGCCGGCCATCGCGCGCCTGCGGCCCGAGTTGCAGGCCGTGACGCTCGTGGGGCAGTCGGCGCGCCGCTCGGGCGTGGACCTGGCCTATGGCATCGACGCCGTCATCGCCGGCATGGCCCGCGCGACGGCCAAGCCCATCGTGGCGCTGGAAACCCCCGAGCAGCAGATCCGCCTGCTCACCTCCGACGACCCGGCCCGCACCGCGGCCGCCGTGGGGTCCGCGCTCGACCAGCTCGAAGGCGGCCAGGCGCAGCGCTCCATCACCACGCTCACCCGGGCCTGGGCCGACGGGCGCCTGAACGTGCTGCAGACCTATCCGCAATGGTGCGAGTGCCTCGCCAGCGACGCCGAGCAGGCCGAATACCGGCAGATGGTGGACGCCCGCAACCCCGGCATGGCGCGCGGCATCGCGGCCGTCCACGCTGCCGGTCACACCGTGTTCGCCGCCGTGGGCGCGCTGCACATGGTGGGGCAGCAGGGGCTGCCGGCGCTGATGGCGCAGCAGGGTTTTCGCGTGCAGCGCGTGGCGTTCCCGACGCCGGCGCCGGAAGCCGCACCGCCTCGCGGGGCTGGAAATGATTCCAGGCCAAATCAGGCGCCGGCGCAATGA
- a CDS encoding type 1 glutamine amidotransferase domain-containing protein has translation MAKKILMVLTSHDQLGDTGKKTGFWLEEFAAPYYVFKDAGAEITLASPQGGQPPLDPKSDEPDAQTDATRRFKADTEAQKHLASTLALSGMNPDDFDAVFYPGGHGPLWDLAEDAHSIALIENTFADRKPLALVCHAPGVLRHTKTVGGLPLVQGRKVTGFTNTEEEGVQLTKIVPFLVEDMLKERGGQYAKGPDWAPFVLTDGLLVTGQNPASSEPAAHALLKLLG, from the coding sequence ATGGCAAAGAAAATCCTGATGGTCCTCACCTCCCACGACCAGCTGGGCGACACCGGCAAGAAAACGGGCTTCTGGCTCGAAGAATTCGCCGCGCCCTACTACGTGTTCAAGGACGCAGGCGCAGAGATCACCCTGGCTTCGCCCCAGGGCGGGCAGCCGCCGCTGGACCCCAAGAGCGACGAGCCCGACGCGCAGACGGACGCCACGCGCCGCTTCAAGGCCGATACCGAGGCGCAAAAGCACCTGGCCAGCACGCTTGCGCTGTCCGGCATGAACCCCGACGACTTCGACGCCGTGTTCTACCCCGGCGGCCACGGCCCGCTGTGGGATCTGGCGGAAGACGCCCATTCCATCGCGCTGATCGAAAACACCTTTGCCGACCGCAAGCCCCTGGCCCTGGTGTGCCATGCGCCGGGCGTGCTTCGCCACACCAAGACGGTGGGCGGCCTGCCGCTGGTGCAGGGCCGCAAGGTGACCGGTTTCACCAACACCGAGGAAGAGGGCGTGCAGCTCACCAAGATCGTGCCCTTCCTGGTGGAAGACATGCTGAAAGAGCGCGGCGGCCAATATGCCAAGGGCCCCGACTGGGCACCCTTCGTGCTGACCGATGGCTTGCTGGTGACGGGGCAGAACCCGGCATCGTCCGAGCCGGCGGCGCACGCGCTGCTCAAGCTGCTGGGCTGA
- a CDS encoding BTH_I0359 family protein translates to MHMLYDSETFVVVHMQPDAAADGAPKGWPTPPQFARHGFEIVDKRSGKEVYLDGSWAEMFQQQILAWQRDTPTQEEVEDTLDGYVGLAQNPVVVH, encoded by the coding sequence ATGCACATGCTCTATGACTCCGAAACCTTCGTGGTGGTCCACATGCAGCCGGATGCCGCCGCGGACGGTGCCCCCAAAGGCTGGCCCACCCCGCCCCAGTTCGCGCGCCACGGCTTCGAAATCGTGGACAAGCGCTCCGGCAAAGAGGTGTACCTGGACGGCTCCTGGGCCGAAATGTTCCAGCAGCAGATCCTGGCCTGGCAGCGCGACACCCCCACGCAGGAGGAGGTCGAAGACACGCTGGACGGCTACGTGGGGCTGGCGCAGAACCCGGTGGTGGTGCACTGA
- a CDS encoding IclR family transcriptional regulator has protein sequence MDKERAGIQSVEVGFALLEGLTRSRGPLMLKDLAATAGMSAAKAHRYLVSFQRLGLVAQDPGTARYDLGPAALKLGLASLARLDAMRLARERMPALMDTIGHTLALAVWGNRGPTIVHWEESPQAVTANLRLGDVMPLLASATGRCFCAHLPRETTAALLKEELTHAAKLGRTDLPASPAAVDALLHEVRERGSARVVDTLLPGIVAFCAPVFDADGHLALGITTLGSVATFDPAWGGAIDAPLRAAAQALSRDLGHGCA, from the coding sequence ATGGACAAGGAACGGGCAGGCATACAGTCGGTGGAAGTCGGCTTCGCCCTGCTGGAGGGGCTGACCCGGTCGCGCGGACCGCTGATGCTCAAGGACCTCGCGGCCACAGCCGGCATGAGCGCCGCCAAGGCGCACCGCTACCTCGTGAGCTTCCAGCGCCTGGGGCTGGTGGCGCAGGACCCGGGCACCGCGCGCTACGACCTGGGGCCGGCCGCCCTCAAGCTGGGCCTGGCCTCGCTCGCGCGGCTCGATGCGATGCGCCTGGCGCGCGAGCGCATGCCCGCGCTGATGGACACCATCGGCCACACCCTGGCGCTGGCCGTGTGGGGCAACCGGGGCCCGACCATCGTGCACTGGGAGGAATCGCCCCAGGCCGTGACCGCCAACCTGCGCCTGGGCGACGTCATGCCGCTGCTGGCCTCCGCCACCGGCCGCTGCTTTTGCGCCCACCTGCCGCGCGAGACCACGGCCGCGCTGCTGAAAGAAGAGCTGACCCACGCCGCCAAGCTGGGCCGAACCGACCTGCCCGCCAGCCCCGCCGCCGTCGATGCCCTGCTGCACGAGGTGCGCGAGCGCGGCTCGGCCCGGGTGGTGGACACCCTGCTGCCGGGCATCGTCGCGTTCTGCGCCCCGGTGTTCGACGCCGACGGGCACCTGGCCCTGGGCATCACCACGCTGGGCTCGGTCGCCACGTTCGACCCGGCCTGGGGCGGCGCCATCGACGCACCGCTGCGCGCCGCCGCCCAGGCGCTGTCGCGCGACCTGGGCCACGGTTGCGCATGA
- a CDS encoding iron-containing alcohol dehydrogenase — protein MLNFDFHNPTHIAFGKGRIADLERLVPAQAKVLILVGGASAEKTGTLAEVRAALGARQHATFAGIEPNPSYETAMNAVAQIREGGFDFLLAVGGGSVIDAVKFIAAAVPFEAGDPWAILEKRGSNVARALPFGTVLTLPATGSEMNNGGVITHRAKGAKLAFGSPHTYPVFSVLDPTKTYTLPPQQLANGVVDAFVHTVEQYLTYPVDGAVQDRFAEGILQTLIEIGPRILAAPEPVYDDRANLMWTATLALNGLIGAGVPQDWATHMIGHEITALHGIDHARTLAVVLPSLLQAQRGPKRAKLLQYGERVWGIRTGTEDERIDAAIAATRDFFERMGIPTRLSAYGLGADSVDTLVAQLEAHGMVRLGEHRDVTPEVSRRVLEAAL, from the coding sequence ATGCTGAATTTCGACTTCCACAACCCCACGCACATCGCCTTCGGAAAAGGCCGCATCGCCGACCTGGAGCGGCTGGTGCCGGCCCAGGCCAAGGTGCTGATCCTGGTGGGGGGCGCCAGCGCCGAGAAGACCGGCACGCTGGCCGAGGTGCGGGCGGCGCTCGGGGCCCGGCAGCACGCCACGTTCGCGGGCATCGAGCCCAACCCGAGCTACGAGACCGCGATGAACGCCGTGGCGCAGATCCGCGAGGGCGGGTTCGACTTCCTGCTGGCGGTGGGCGGCGGCTCGGTGATCGATGCGGTGAAGTTCATCGCCGCGGCCGTGCCGTTCGAGGCTGGCGACCCCTGGGCCATCCTGGAAAAGCGCGGCAGCAACGTGGCCCGCGCGCTGCCTTTCGGCACGGTGCTCACCCTGCCCGCCACGGGCTCGGAGATGAACAACGGCGGCGTGATCACGCACCGCGCCAAGGGCGCCAAGCTGGCCTTCGGCAGCCCGCACACCTACCCGGTGTTCTCGGTGCTCGACCCCACCAAGACCTACACCCTGCCGCCGCAGCAGCTGGCCAACGGCGTGGTCGATGCCTTCGTGCACACGGTGGAGCAGTACCTCACCTACCCCGTGGACGGGGCGGTGCAGGACCGCTTTGCCGAGGGCATTTTGCAGACGCTGATCGAGATCGGCCCGCGCATCCTGGCCGCGCCCGAGCCGGTGTACGACGACCGCGCCAACCTGATGTGGACCGCCACCCTCGCGCTCAACGGACTGATCGGCGCGGGCGTGCCGCAGGACTGGGCCACGCACATGATCGGCCACGAGATCACCGCGCTGCACGGCATCGACCATGCGCGCACGCTGGCCGTGGTGCTGCCGTCCCTGCTGCAGGCGCAACGCGGTCCGAAGCGCGCCAAGCTGCTGCAGTACGGCGAACGTGTGTGGGGCATCCGCACCGGCACCGAGGACGAGCGCATCGACGCCGCCATCGCCGCCACGCGCGATTTCTTCGAGCGCATGGGCATTCCCACCCGGCTGTCGGCCTACGGCCTGGGCGCTGACAGCGTGGACACGCTGGTGGCGCAACTGGAGGCGCACGGCATGGTGCGGCTGGGCGAGCACCGCGACGTGACGCCCGAGGTGAGCCGCCGCGTGCTCGAAGCCGCGCTGTAA